In Betaproteobacteria bacterium, a single window of DNA contains:
- a CDS encoding DUF2238 domain-containing protein: protein MHAPRASGRLLAWLGVSFAITLAWSASGPKDRVVWWLEVLPALIGAVVLLATWRRFPLTPLLYVLIWAHALVLVVGGHYTYAEVPLFNLIRDAFDLERNHYDRVGHFMQGFVPALIAREILLRVTPLKPGGILFFLCTCVALAISAFYEMIEWWVAVASGTGADAFLGTQGDVWDTQWDMFLALIGALASQLALGWLQDRQLGALPGVRSV, encoded by the coding sequence ATGCACGCGCCGCGTGCGTCGGGACGGCTGCTCGCATGGCTCGGCGTGAGCTTCGCGATCACGCTCGCGTGGTCGGCCAGCGGACCGAAGGATCGCGTGGTGTGGTGGCTCGAGGTGCTGCCTGCGTTGATCGGTGCCGTCGTACTGCTTGCGACCTGGCGCCGCTTTCCACTTACCCCCTTGCTGTATGTCCTCATCTGGGCACACGCTCTCGTGCTGGTGGTCGGCGGACACTATACGTATGCCGAGGTGCCGCTCTTCAACCTGATACGCGACGCGTTCGATCTGGAACGCAACCACTACGACCGCGTCGGCCATTTCATGCAGGGATTCGTACCGGCGCTGATCGCGCGCGAGATCCTGCTGCGCGTGACACCACTCAAGCCTGGCGGAATACTGTTCTTTCTCTGCACCTGCGTGGCGCTGGCGATCTCGGCCTTCTACGAGATGATCGAATGGTGGGTGGCGGTAGCCTCCGGCACCGGGGCCGATGCCTTTCTCGGCACGCAGGGAGATGTCTGGGACACGCAGTGGGACATGTTTCTCGCACTCATCGGCGCCTTGGCGTCACAACTCGCGCTCGGCTGGCTGCAGGACCGGCAGCTGGGTGCGCTGCCCGGCGTCAGGTCAGTATGA